In Desulfonatronovibrio hydrogenovorans DSM 9292, the following proteins share a genomic window:
- a CDS encoding bifunctional folylpolyglutamate synthase/dihydrofolate synthase: MDRFNNFQSFKDNLDCLGQFRMELGLGRMKQAMARLFAKGFEVTSAQIVGTNGKGSTAVFLESLARQHGLKTGLYTSPHLVSMKERIRIRGRTIPDEDWLQAGNEVFSKCHGLDLTYFEVLTLMAMVIFQRQKVELAVLEAGLGGRFDATTAVDPAVNIFTPISFDHTKILGNSLEKIAWDKAGAMKKGQVVLAGQEQKVMEVLLQRAADLGASICLVKDHFQFADQAVKHRHDPLMLIRDLDLGLKGGHQLENAACAFLAWKVLAEEKGWRLDPGLCARALKEVHWPGRLHAAQEKPLLILDGAHNEQALNALKKALDQMGVKPEILVFSCLKDKDVSRLAKIVASFDARIIFVPDIHGNPRAMPKEELALIIGQKARLLSNVSQFLAGLKDNDGPVLVCGSLYLLGEIYSEFPQWLDSRADSS, encoded by the coding sequence TTGGACAGATTCAATAATTTTCAATCATTCAAGGATAATCTGGACTGTCTGGGTCAGTTTCGGATGGAACTTGGCCTTGGCCGGATGAAGCAGGCCATGGCCAGACTCTTTGCCAAGGGATTTGAGGTGACTTCTGCCCAGATTGTGGGGACCAACGGAAAGGGCTCAACAGCAGTTTTTCTGGAGAGTCTGGCCAGGCAGCATGGTCTTAAAACCGGCCTTTACACTTCCCCTCATCTGGTGAGCATGAAGGAAAGGATAAGAATCAGAGGCAGGACTATACCAGATGAAGACTGGCTTCAGGCGGGAAATGAGGTTTTTTCCAAGTGCCATGGGCTTGACCTGACCTATTTTGAGGTCCTGACCCTGATGGCCATGGTGATCTTTCAAAGACAAAAAGTGGAGCTGGCTGTGCTGGAGGCTGGTCTGGGCGGCAGATTTGATGCCACCACAGCCGTTGATCCGGCAGTCAATATCTTTACCCCAATAAGTTTTGATCACACCAAAATTCTTGGAAACAGTCTTGAGAAAATAGCATGGGACAAAGCCGGAGCCATGAAAAAGGGCCAGGTGGTCCTGGCCGGACAGGAACAGAAGGTCATGGAAGTCCTGTTGCAGAGGGCAGCAGATTTGGGGGCAAGTATCTGCCTGGTCAAAGATCATTTTCAGTTTGCAGATCAAGCTGTAAAGCATAGACATGACCCTTTAATGCTCATCAGGGATCTGGACCTGGGACTCAAGGGGGGGCATCAACTGGAAAATGCGGCCTGTGCTTTTCTGGCCTGGAAGGTGCTGGCTGAAGAAAAAGGCTGGAGGCTTGATCCCGGCCTTTGTGCCAGAGCCCTTAAAGAAGTTCACTGGCCGGGCAGGCTGCATGCGGCCCAGGAAAAACCTTTACTGATTCTGGACGGGGCTCATAATGAGCAGGCCCTGAATGCTCTTAAAAAAGCCCTGGATCAGATGGGTGTCAAACCGGAGATCCTTGTTTTTTCCTGTCTTAAAGACAAGGATGTCAGCAGGCTGGCCAAAATAGTGGCATCATTTGATGCCAGAATAATTTTTGTACCTGATATACATGGCAATCCCCGGGCCATGCCCAAGGAGGAACTGGCCCTGATTATCGGCCAAAAGGCCCGTCTCCTGAGTAATGTAAGTCAATTTCTGGCCGGTCTCAAAGATAACGACGGTCCGGTCCTGGTCTGCGGCTCCCTGTACCTGCTGGGTGAGATCTATTCAGAGTTTCCTCAATGGCTGGACAGCCGGGCAGACAGCTCCTGA
- a CDS encoding malic enzyme-like NAD(P)-binding protein, whose translation MALFTREEALEYHSMGRKGKLEVVPVKPCANQKHLSMAYSPGVAQACLEIAENPAKVFEYTNRANLVAVISNGTAVLGLGNIGPMAGKPVMEGKGVLFKAFADIDVYDLNINQKDPEKIIEFVKMLEPTFGGINLEDIKAPECFQIEETLIEEMDIPVFHDDQHGTAIISGAGLLNALEITGKKIENLKMIVSGAGAASIACCKFYVSLGLPPENIFMYDSKGLLHKGRTDLNKYKLEFAQTKDFGSMAETIKGADAFIGLSVKGLLNKDMVRTMADSPIIFAMANPDPEISYPEAMEASPACIMGTGRSDFPNQVNNVSGFPFIFRGALDVNARKINEDMKIAAANALAALAKEPVPSEMLEAYGLKELKFGPDYVIPKPLDPRIIEWESTAVAEAAMKSGVARSTVDLVEYRKSLKVRMEQSSKRIKDFIKSYNLNL comes from the coding sequence ATGGCTTTATTTACCAGAGAAGAGGCGCTTGAATATCACAGCATGGGCAGGAAGGGCAAACTCGAAGTCGTGCCTGTAAAGCCTTGCGCCAACCAGAAACATCTTTCCATGGCCTACAGTCCCGGAGTTGCGCAGGCCTGCCTGGAAATCGCTGAAAATCCGGCCAAGGTCTTTGAGTATACCAACCGGGCCAATCTGGTGGCAGTCATATCCAATGGAACAGCAGTGCTGGGCCTGGGCAATATCGGCCCCATGGCCGGAAAGCCGGTCATGGAAGGAAAGGGTGTTCTTTTCAAAGCCTTTGCCGACATTGATGTCTATGACCTGAACATCAACCAGAAAGACCCGGAAAAAATTATTGAATTTGTAAAAATGCTGGAACCGACCTTTGGAGGGATCAATCTTGAAGACATCAAGGCTCCTGAGTGCTTCCAGATCGAAGAAACCCTCATTGAAGAAATGGATATCCCGGTCTTTCATGACGACCAGCATGGTACAGCCATCATCTCAGGAGCCGGCCTGCTCAACGCTCTGGAAATCACCGGCAAGAAGATTGAAAACCTGAAAATGATCGTTTCCGGTGCAGGAGCTGCCTCCATTGCCTGCTGCAAGTTTTATGTCAGCCTGGGGCTTCCACCTGAAAACATCTTCATGTATGATTCCAAGGGCCTGCTGCACAAAGGCCGGACCGACCTGAACAAGTACAAGCTGGAGTTTGCCCAGACCAAAGATTTCGGTTCAATGGCCGAAACCATCAAGGGGGCCGATGCCTTCATCGGCCTTTCAGTCAAGGGCCTCTTGAACAAGGACATGGTCAGGACCATGGCCGATTCTCCCATAATCTTCGCCATGGCCAACCCGGATCCGGAAATATCCTATCCCGAGGCCATGGAGGCAAGCCCTGCCTGCATTATGGGAACAGGACGGTCTGATTTTCCCAACCAGGTCAATAATGTTTCAGGCTTTCCGTTCATCTTTCGCGGAGCCCTGGATGTCAACGCCCGGAAAATCAACGAAGATATGAAAATCGCCGCAGCCAATGCCCTGGCTGCACTGGCCAAGGAGCCGGTTCCGTCAGAAATGCTTGAAGCATATGGACTAAAGGAGCTGAAATTCGGCCCTGACTACGTAATTCCCAAACCACTTGATCCCAGGATAATTGAATGGGAATCAACAGCTGTGGCAGAGGCAGCCATGAAGTCCGGCGTTGCCAGATCCACAGTAGACCTGGTTGAATACAGAAAATCCTTGAAGGTCCGGATGGAGCAGTCTTCCAAGCGGATCAAGGACTTTATTAAGAGCTACAATCTGAACCTATAA
- the hypA gene encoding hydrogenase maturation nickel metallochaperone HypA, protein MHEMSIAHSLVGIIEQEMAKHNVTRLIRIKVKFGRISAIVPEALQTAFEAMTAGTSLEGSALEIEEVPLVAKCRECQKEFSPEDDLMIMTCPHCSAEFGHDIVSGKELYIDEIEAE, encoded by the coding sequence ATGCATGAAATGTCCATTGCCCACAGTCTGGTTGGGATTATTGAACAGGAGATGGCCAAGCACAACGTGACCAGGCTCATCAGGATCAAGGTCAAATTCGGTCGGATTTCAGCCATAGTGCCCGAGGCTTTGCAAACAGCTTTTGAAGCCATGACCGCCGGGACCTCCCTAGAGGGTTCTGCCCTGGAAATCGAAGAGGTTCCCCTGGTTGCAAAGTGCCGGGAATGCCAGAAGGAGTTTTCTCCTGAAGATGACCTGATGATTATGACCTGTCCGCACTGCAGTGCTGAGTTCGGACACGACATTGTGTCCGGAAAAGAGCTCTATATCGACGAAATCGAAGCAGAATAA
- the hypB gene encoding hydrogenase nickel incorporation protein HypB, which translates to MQIKVVRKILEANDRISDQLRAMFQEKKILVLNLMSSPGAGKTTLLEKTLTDLKSEFNMAVIEGDLQTSNDAERVAATGAQAIQINTEGGCHLDGSMVLEAAGQMDLEKVDILFVENVGNLVCPAEFSVGEDYKITILSVVEGDDKPEKYPLIFAESKVMLLNKTDLLPYVDFSLEKASNFAKSLNKNIEIFPVSAKTREGLDSWYDWLRQEVIKKKDS; encoded by the coding sequence ATGCAAATCAAGGTAGTCAGAAAAATCCTGGAAGCCAATGATCGCATATCCGATCAGCTGAGAGCCATGTTTCAGGAGAAAAAAATCCTGGTCTTGAACCTCATGAGTTCCCCAGGAGCCGGCAAAACCACTCTCCTGGAGAAAACCCTCACCGACCTGAAGAGCGAGTTTAACATGGCCGTCATCGAGGGAGATCTGCAGACCAGCAACGACGCTGAAAGGGTCGCGGCCACCGGAGCTCAGGCCATACAGATTAACACTGAAGGTGGCTGCCATCTGGACGGTTCCATGGTCCTGGAAGCTGCCGGACAGATGGATCTGGAAAAAGTGGATATCCTGTTTGTTGAAAATGTTGGCAATCTGGTTTGCCCGGCTGAATTTTCCGTAGGCGAAGACTATAAAATCACCATCCTGAGCGTGGTGGAGGGAGATGACAAGCCTGAAAAGTATCCCCTTATATTTGCCGAGTCAAAGGTCATGCTCCTGAACAAGACCGATCTTCTGCCCTATGTTGACTTCAGTCTGGAAAAGGCATCGAACTTTGCAAAGAGTCTCAACAAAAACATCGAGATTTTTCCGGTTTCAGCCAAAACCAGGGAAGGTCTTGATTCATGGTATGACTGGCTTAGGCAGGAAGTGATAAAAAAGAAAGACTCGTGA
- a CDS encoding Mrp/NBP35 family ATP-binding protein, whose protein sequence is MQDLKMASSCACSSDKKKEDKDAKLKQKMGKIKNKLVVMSGKGGVGKSTVAANLAAALAMKGFQVGLLDVDVHGPSIPRLLSLSSEKPHIEKDYIEPVPWGRNLWVMSLGFLLPDNREAVIWRGPVKMGLIRQFLQDVAWGELDYLIVDCPPGTGDEPMSALQLLGSDAKSIIVTTPQAVAVDDVRRSITFCREMETPILGILENMSSYSCPKCNEHLDIFNTGGGEKLAREMGVTFLGGIPIDPEIVRSGDEGYIYVKTHPDSPAARKMMDLAEKIST, encoded by the coding sequence ATGCAGGATCTGAAAATGGCCTCATCATGCGCCTGTTCTTCTGACAAGAAAAAAGAAGACAAGGATGCCAAATTAAAACAGAAGATGGGCAAAATCAAAAACAAGCTGGTGGTCATGAGCGGCAAGGGCGGAGTCGGAAAAAGTACTGTGGCCGCTAATCTGGCTGCTGCTTTGGCCATGAAGGGTTTTCAGGTTGGACTTCTAGATGTGGACGTACACGGTCCGTCCATTCCAAGACTGTTAAGCCTTTCATCAGAAAAACCGCATATTGAAAAAGATTATATTGAACCAGTTCCCTGGGGCCGCAATCTGTGGGTCATGTCCCTGGGATTTCTTTTGCCTGACAACCGGGAAGCTGTCATCTGGCGCGGACCGGTAAAAATGGGTCTAATTCGGCAGTTTCTGCAGGATGTGGCCTGGGGTGAACTGGATTACCTGATAGTGGACTGCCCCCCTGGAACCGGAGATGAACCCATGTCTGCACTTCAGCTGCTGGGTTCTGATGCCAAGTCCATTATCGTTACTACTCCCCAGGCTGTTGCAGTGGACGATGTACGCCGCTCAATTACCTTTTGCAGGGAAATGGAAACTCCTATCCTGGGCATACTGGAAAACATGAGCAGTTATTCCTGTCCCAAGTGCAATGAACACTTGGACATCTTCAATACAGGCGGAGGAGAAAAACTGGCCCGGGAAATGGGCGTAACTTTTCTGGGCGGCATTCCCATTGACCCGGAAATCGTCCGCAGTGGCGATGAAGGGTACATATATGTCAAAACCCATCCTGACAGTCCAGCAGCCAGAAAAATGATGGACCTGGCTGAAAAGATTTCTACCTGA
- a CDS encoding tetratricopeptide repeat protein yields the protein MSESYKKGFLDRIMSEADDSAHPFLQKIQDNIKLIVLVVGSVLAIAAVYSIHSFWQERKISNINAELTSIMAEESAETRLALLQGFLGQAPDRLKGAIVLELAGTSMNLEKFQDAADYFAQLGQLDRDMRPVAILGQAKAYELLGDYERAVATLKQREAQIPGEFKNQYLTLLSFNAERAGDYQTALEAYQKLKDDVQGTDPGFIEYKIDQLRLKISS from the coding sequence ATGAGTGAGTCTTACAAAAAAGGTTTTCTGGACAGGATCATGAGTGAAGCTGATGATTCAGCCCATCCCTTTCTGCAGAAGATCCAGGACAACATCAAGCTCATCGTCCTGGTTGTCGGCTCAGTGCTGGCCATTGCAGCGGTGTATTCCATCCATTCCTTCTGGCAGGAAAGAAAGATCAGCAACATTAATGCAGAATTGACTTCCATTATGGCTGAAGAATCTGCTGAAACCAGGCTTGCTCTTTTGCAGGGCTTTCTTGGTCAGGCCCCTGACCGCCTTAAAGGAGCCATTGTCCTGGAACTGGCTGGAACAAGCATGAATTTGGAAAAATTCCAGGATGCGGCCGACTACTTTGCCCAGCTTGGGCAACTGGACCGGGATATGCGTCCTGTGGCTATCCTTGGCCAGGCCAAAGCCTATGAGCTGCTGGGAGATTATGAAAGAGCCGTGGCTACTCTTAAACAAAGAGAAGCCCAGATCCCCGGGGAATTCAAGAATCAGTATCTAACCCTTTTATCTTTTAATGCTGAAAGAGCTGGAGATTACCAAACCGCTCTGGAAGCTTACCAAAAGCTCAAGGATGATGTTCAGGGAACCGATCCCGGCTTTATTGAGTACAAGATCGATCAATTACGTTTGAAAATTTCAAGCTGA
- the iorA gene encoding indolepyruvate ferredoxin oxidoreductase subunit alpha: protein MNLLDPNAGAKELLLGNEAIVRGALEAGVGFISCYPGTPSSEVPDTFFRLSAKGEYYFEYAPNEKVAMETAGAAALGGVPTLVTMKHVGVNVAADPMMTLAYIGTPGGLVILSADDPGCHSSQNEQDNRYYARLAGLPCFEPSTAQECKDMTREVMELSAKWEQPVLLRTTTRVNHLRGPVDFGPMKPAKTKGEFKKDPGRFVPIPAVARIRHKVLTANLEKIRDEIETSRWNRIFGHGNIGVIASGVARSYLKDVLKSRPDFKVKVLELGIAHPLPQKMVETFLKDLDKVVILEELEPILENDIRVLCQKKGLGIEVMGKGEDLPLWDEFSTLCVEKALARATGLKHTPPATCSVQISDLPNRPPNLCAGCSHRSVYVNTRKIFGDDAVYSSDIGCYTLGILPPLKAADFLLCMGSSVSSGCGMSRVIDNPVVAFIGDSTFFHSGITGLINAVYNDYDLILVILDNRTTAMTGHQPHPGVDQALYGLRPGNLEIEPLVRASGVEQIRKVKALNQKAVSEALMEFKSMKGVRVLIAEEPCPLYAKRVLGVKRSKVGVVKNSGQASMDCLNTLACPAFYMEEGNVRINPDTCAGCMVCVQICDEIKPGSRS from the coding sequence ATGAACCTTTTAGATCCTAATGCCGGAGCCAAGGAACTACTCCTGGGCAACGAGGCCATTGTCAGGGGCGCCCTGGAAGCTGGAGTCGGGTTTATTTCCTGCTATCCAGGCACACCATCCTCTGAGGTTCCAGATACCTTTTTCCGGCTTTCAGCCAAGGGTGAATACTATTTTGAATACGCCCCCAATGAAAAGGTAGCCATGGAAACCGCTGGGGCAGCTGCCCTGGGCGGCGTGCCCACCCTGGTCACCATGAAGCATGTCGGGGTAAATGTAGCTGCAGACCCAATGATGACTCTGGCCTATATTGGAACCCCAGGGGGGCTGGTCATTCTTTCGGCCGATGACCCTGGTTGCCATTCAAGCCAGAACGAACAGGACAACCGCTATTATGCAAGACTTGCCGGCCTGCCCTGTTTTGAGCCGTCAACCGCTCAGGAGTGCAAGGACATGACCAGAGAAGTCATGGAACTGTCCGCCAAGTGGGAGCAGCCGGTACTTTTAAGAACCACCACCAGAGTCAATCATCTGCGGGGGCCAGTGGATTTCGGTCCCATGAAACCGGCCAAGACCAAGGGTGAATTCAAAAAGGACCCAGGAAGATTTGTGCCCATTCCAGCGGTGGCCCGGATCAGACACAAGGTGCTGACTGCAAATCTTGAGAAAATTCGAGACGAGATTGAAACCTCCAGGTGGAACAGGATCTTTGGTCATGGAAATATTGGGGTCATAGCCTCAGGGGTTGCCAGGTCGTACTTGAAGGATGTTTTGAAGTCACGCCCAGATTTTAAAGTCAAGGTTCTTGAGCTGGGCATTGCACATCCCCTGCCCCAGAAAATGGTGGAAACCTTTCTGAAGGATCTGGACAAGGTCGTCATTCTGGAGGAGCTTGAGCCCATTCTGGAAAACGACATCCGGGTCCTCTGTCAGAAAAAAGGCCTGGGGATTGAAGTCATGGGCAAGGGAGAAGACCTTCCTCTTTGGGATGAATTTTCCACCCTTTGTGTTGAAAAGGCCTTGGCCAGAGCGACCGGACTCAAACACACACCGCCTGCCACCTGTTCGGTCCAGATCAGCGACCTGCCCAACCGTCCTCCAAACCTGTGTGCCGGGTGTTCCCACAGGTCGGTCTATGTCAACACCAGAAAGATATTCGGTGATGATGCTGTTTATTCTTCAGATATTGGATGCTACACGCTGGGGATCCTTCCCCCTTTGAAAGCAGCAGATTTCCTGCTGTGCATGGGATCTTCGGTTTCCAGCGGATGCGGCATGTCCAGAGTCATTGACAACCCTGTGGTGGCCTTTATTGGAGATTCCACCTTTTTCCACTCAGGGATCACCGGACTGATCAATGCAGTCTACAACGACTATGACCTTATTCTGGTTATCCTTGACAACAGAACAACAGCCATGACCGGACATCAGCCCCACCCGGGAGTGGATCAGGCCCTGTATGGACTGAGGCCGGGCAACCTGGAAATTGAACCTCTGGTCCGGGCCAGTGGAGTCGAGCAGATCCGAAAGGTCAAGGCCTTGAATCAGAAGGCCGTATCCGAGGCCCTGATGGAATTCAAATCAATGAAAGGAGTCCGGGTGCTGATCGCTGAAGAGCCTTGTCCCCTCTATGCCAAAAGAGTCCTGGGGGTAAAAAGAAGCAAGGTGGGTGTGGTCAAAAATTCCGGCCAGGCCAGCATGGACTGTTTGAACACCTTGGCCTGTCCAGCCTTTTACATGGAAGAAGGAAACGTCAGGATCAATCCGGATACTTGCGCCGGTTGCATGGTCTGCGTTCAGATATGTGATGAAATCAAACCTGGTTCCAGGAGCTGA
- a CDS encoding indolepyruvate oxidoreductase subunit beta produces the protein MKPLRVFFTGVGGQGTLTATKLLAETALEQGLDVSAGEIHGMAQRGGVVHSFVLLGGYVSPKISQGEADVILGFEPMETLRALPFLKKDGLVLSSEDPVPPISVSTGKQEYPSVEMIKSKTLECSPRAVFLPCITLARETGVVQTANTVLMGAFFSMGILPFGLDVLLDSIKKRLKPKLVDVNLQAARLGADYARQSTQESV, from the coding sequence ATGAAACCGTTACGCGTATTCTTTACTGGAGTGGGAGGCCAGGGAACCCTGACCGCGACCAAACTTCTGGCTGAAACCGCCCTGGAACAGGGCCTGGACGTAAGTGCCGGAGAAATCCACGGCATGGCCCAGCGCGGAGGGGTCGTTCACTCCTTTGTCCTGCTTGGGGGCTATGTAAGCCCGAAAATATCCCAGGGTGAGGCTGATGTAATCCTGGGTTTTGAACCAATGGAAACTTTAAGGGCCCTGCCTTTTCTCAAGAAGGACGGTCTGGTCCTCAGCAGCGAGGACCCTGTGCCTCCAATATCTGTTTCCACTGGCAAGCAGGAATATCCTTCAGTGGAAATGATCAAGTCAAAGACCCTGGAATGTTCACCCAGGGCTGTTTTCCTGCCCTGCATTACCCTGGCCAGGGAAACCGGAGTGGTTCAGACCGCCAATACTGTTCTCATGGGGGCCTTCTTTTCCATGGGCATCCTTCCCTTTGGCCTGGATGTTCTGCTGGACTCCATCAAAAAAAGGCTCAAGCCCAAGCTGGTGGATGTTAATCTTCAGGCAGCCCGCCTTGGAGCTGACTATGCCAGGCAGTCCACCCAAGAGAGTGTATGA
- a CDS encoding sigma-54-dependent Fis family transcriptional regulator: MNKVNHLTILEKILMELGWQGPLRDGLENLLKTTAGEMGYKRMSLAILDPKTQTIDFSLCHGHRKTPKYSYTPGQGITGLVVKEKAPIIVPVMKDDPNFLNLAFDRSPEELASLSFISVPVKRNSPDNELEILGVLNAEMGLKNISELEESCRFLQVLGIIIARQTSFLQEEISRHKEFPGLPLVDQAISYQDLAQNKLIASSKIMVTIMGQIMQVAPSKATVLIRGESGTGKELLAEAIHNISPRKNKPFIKLNCAALPSELLESELFGYERGAFTGAVGQKKGRFELAHQGTLFLDEIGELSAEAQAKLLRAIQEGEIQRLGSEKTTRVNVRIICATHQPLESLIEEGKFREDLYYRINVFPIFIPALRERREDILPLAEHFLEMFCREYEKNIKRISTPAMDLLSQYPWPGNVRELRNCLERSVLLCNEEVIRTYHLPPTLQTAESTATDHELPFVESVAKFEQELIVDALKKAKGNMLQAARDLRVSYRIINYKVKKYNINPKRFNPK, translated from the coding sequence ATGAACAAGGTAAATCACCTTACCATCCTTGAAAAGATATTAATGGAGCTGGGCTGGCAGGGTCCGCTTCGCGATGGCCTGGAAAACCTGCTCAAGACCACGGCTGGTGAAATGGGCTACAAGCGGATGTCTCTGGCCATTCTGGACCCCAAAACCCAGACCATTGATTTCAGTCTTTGCCATGGCCACCGCAAGACCCCGAAGTATTCCTATACCCCGGGCCAGGGAATAACCGGCCTGGTAGTCAAGGAAAAGGCCCCAATTATTGTCCCGGTAATGAAGGATGATCCCAACTTCCTGAACCTGGCCTTTGACCGGTCTCCGGAAGAATTGGCTTCTCTGTCCTTTATCTCGGTTCCGGTCAAAAGAAACAGCCCGGACAATGAGCTGGAGATACTGGGTGTCCTTAATGCGGAAATGGGACTGAAAAACATTTCCGAACTCGAAGAGAGTTGCCGGTTCCTTCAGGTCCTGGGCATCATCATAGCCAGACAGACCTCTTTTCTGCAGGAGGAGATAAGCAGACACAAAGAGTTTCCCGGCTTACCCCTGGTTGATCAGGCCATAAGTTACCAGGATCTGGCCCAGAACAAACTCATTGCTTCTTCCAAGATCATGGTGACCATCATGGGCCAGATCATGCAGGTCGCTCCCAGCAAGGCCACTGTTCTCATTCGGGGTGAATCCGGGACAGGCAAGGAACTTTTGGCCGAGGCCATCCACAACATAAGTCCCAGAAAAAACAAGCCCTTCATCAAACTGAACTGTGCTGCCCTGCCTTCGGAACTGCTGGAAAGCGAACTTTTTGGCTATGAACGCGGAGCTTTTACCGGGGCGGTTGGACAGAAGAAGGGGCGCTTTGAACTGGCCCACCAGGGAACCCTTTTTCTGGATGAGATTGGCGAACTCAGTGCCGAGGCCCAGGCCAAACTTCTCCGGGCCATTCAGGAAGGAGAGATCCAGCGCCTTGGAAGCGAAAAAACCACCAGAGTCAATGTCCGAATCATCTGCGCCACTCACCAGCCTTTGGAGAGTCTGATTGAAGAGGGAAAATTCAGGGAAGACCTGTATTACCGGATAAACGTGTTTCCCATTTTCATTCCAGCCCTGAGGGAACGCAGGGAAGATATCCTGCCCCTGGCAGAACACTTCCTGGAGATGTTCTGCCGGGAATATGAAAAAAACATCAAGAGGATATCAACTCCAGCCATGGATCTTTTATCCCAGTATCCCTGGCCGGGAAACGTACGCGAACTCAGGAACTGTCTGGAAAGATCGGTTTTATTGTGTAACGAGGAGGTCATCAGGACCTATCACCTCCCCCCAACCCTGCAGACTGCAGAAAGCACTGCTACAGACCACGAGCTTCCATTTGTGGAATCAGTAGCCAAGTTTGAACAGGAATTAATTGTTGATGCCCTGAAAAAAGCCAAAGGCAACATGCTTCAGGCAGCCAGGGATCTTCGGGTCAGTTATCGAATCATCAATTACAAGGTCAAAAAGTACAACATCAACCCCAAAAGGTTCAATCCAAAATAA
- the icd gene encoding NADP-dependent isocitrate dehydrogenase produces the protein MKKTVYYIEGDGIGPEVWKAARPVLEKAVEKACAKEEQLEWVELLAGEKAFAETGEYLPQNTIDTLATARLAMKGPLATPVSGGFRSLNVTLRQTLDLYACIRPIRYFQGIESPLKRPDLVDMVVFRENTEDVYAGLEWAANTPEALRLISFLQEELKVKIAGDSALGLKPVTEKGCKRLIRKALQYALDQKRTSLTLVHKGNIMKFTEGAFRNWGYELAREEFSGQCVTEGEALNDDKRIIIKDRIADAMFQEVLIRPEQYSVIATTNLNGDYLSDALAAQVGGLGLAPGVNMSDDLAFFEPTHGTAPTIAGKDMANPGSLILSGAMLLEHVGWGEAAQLVYNAVEKVIASKKVTVDLASQIEGAKQVGCREFGELVAENI, from the coding sequence GTGAAAAAAACAGTATATTATATTGAAGGAGACGGAATAGGCCCGGAAGTCTGGAAAGCAGCCAGGCCGGTCCTGGAAAAGGCCGTGGAAAAGGCCTGTGCTAAGGAAGAGCAGCTGGAGTGGGTAGAGCTTCTGGCCGGTGAAAAAGCCTTTGCTGAAACCGGAGAATATCTTCCGCAAAATACCATTGATACTTTGGCCACTGCCCGGCTGGCCATGAAAGGGCCGCTGGCTACCCCGGTGAGCGGAGGATTCAGGAGTCTGAACGTGACCCTGCGTCAGACCCTGGATCTTTACGCCTGCATTCGTCCCATCCGGTATTTTCAGGGGATTGAATCACCCCTTAAAAGACCAGACCTGGTAGATATGGTTGTTTTCAGGGAAAACACCGAGGATGTTTACGCAGGTCTGGAGTGGGCCGCTAATACCCCGGAAGCCCTCAGGTTGATTTCATTTCTGCAGGAAGAGTTAAAGGTCAAAATCGCTGGAGATTCAGCCCTGGGGCTCAAGCCGGTGACTGAAAAAGGCTGCAAAAGACTGATCAGAAAGGCCCTGCAGTATGCTCTTGATCAGAAAAGAACCAGTCTGACCCTGGTGCATAAGGGTAATATTATGAAATTCACTGAGGGAGCTTTCCGGAATTGGGGATATGAACTGGCCAGAGAAGAATTCTCTGGTCAGTGCGTTACTGAAGGTGAAGCATTAAATGATGATAAAAGAATCATCATTAAGGACCGCATTGCTGATGCCATGTTCCAGGAAGTTTTGATCAGGCCTGAGCAGTACAGTGTCATTGCCACCACCAATCTCAACGGAGACTATCTTTCTGATGCTCTGGCCGCTCAGGTGGGAGGGCTGGGGCTGGCCCCGGGAGTGAACATGAGCGATGATCTGGCCTTTTTTGAACCCACCCACGGCACAGCTCCGACCATAGCCGGAAAAGACATGGCCAACCCCGGAAGCCTGATTCTGTCCGGAGCCATGCTTCTGGAACATGTTGGGTGGGGCGAGGCTGCCCAGCTGGTTTACAATGCCGTGGAAAAGGTGATTGCATCGAAAAAGGTCACAGTTGACCTTGCTTCCCAGATTGAAGGGGCCAAGCAGGTGGGCTGTCGTGAATTTGGAGAGCTGGTGGCTGAGAATATCTAA